Genomic window (Rhododendron vialii isolate Sample 1 chromosome 4a, ASM3025357v1):
CAACCAGCGCGAGCACCTCGTCCTCCACCTCGCCAACTCCCACCTCCGCCTCTCCtcccctccctcctcctcctcctcctccctcgaCTCCCTCCCCCCCTCCATCCTCCGCCGCTTCCGCCGCCACCTCTTGAAAAACTACACCCTCTGGTGCTCCTTCCTCGGCCAAAAATCCAACCTCCGCCTCGCAACCGATCCcgcaaaccctaaccctaaccgcCGCGAGCTCCTCTACGTCTGCCTCTACCTCCTCATCTGGGGTGAGTCCGCTAACCTCCGCTTCCTGCCAGAATGCATTTGTTACATCTTTCATCACTTGGCAATGGACTTGAACAAGATCTTAGACGGTAACATAGATGAGAACACGGGGAGACCCTTCGTGCCCCATTTATCGGGCGAAAACGCCTTCTTGAACCGGGTCGTGAGGCCCATTTACGAAACAGTTAGGGCGGAGGTGGAGAACAGCAGGAACGGAACCGCGCCGCACTCGGCGTGGCGGAATTATGATGATGTGAACGAGTATTTCTGGAGTAGGAGGTGTTTTGAGAAGCTGAAGTGGCCGATTGATGTGAGTAGTAACTTTTTCGTGACAAGTAATGGGaaaggagggggaggggggaagCGTGTGGTGGGTAAGACCGGGTTTGTGGAGCAGAGGTCGTTTTGGAACTTGTTCCGGAGCTTCGATAAGCTCTGGATCGCGTTGGTCTTGTTCTTCCAGGCGGCGTTTATTGTCGCCTGGGAGGAGAGGGATTATCCGTGGGAGGCGTTGGAGACTAGGGACGTTCAGGTTAGGGTTCTGACCGTGTTGTTTACTTGGAGTGGATTGAGGTTTCTCCAGTCACTTTTGGATATTGGAATGCAGTATAATTTGGTTTCTAGGGAGACTTTGTGGCTTGGAGTGAGGATGGTGTTGAAGAGTGTTGTTGCCGCAGGGTGGATTCTGGTTTTCGGGGTTTTCTATGGTAGGGTTTGGGCCCAGAAGAATCACGATAGAGAGTGGTCTCACGAGGCATATAATCGATTGGTTACGTTTCTGGAGGTTGCATTGGTTTTCATATTGCCAGAGCTTCTGTCACTGGCTCTTTTTGTTTTACCCTGGATTCGGAATTTCCTGGAGAACACGAATTGGAGGATCTTTTACTTGTTGTCCTGGTGGTTTCAGAGCCGAACGTTTGTGGGTCGTGGCCTGAGAGAAGGTCTGGTGGACAGTACGAAGTATACTTTGTTCTGGCTTGTGGTGCTTGCTACAAAATTTTGCTTCACTTACTTCTTACAGATCAAACCCATGATTGGTCCGACGAAAACCCTACTGGATCTTAGGAATGTGGCGTATGAGTGGCCAGAATTTTACCGCCACAGCAATAGGTTTGCAGTTGGGCTATTGTGGCTCCCAGTGGTCTTGATTTACCTAATGGATTTGCAGATTTGGTACTCAATCTACTCCTCATTTGTTGGCGCAGCAGTGGGGTTGTTTGCACATTTAGGCGAGATACGAAACTTGCAGCAGTTGAGGTTGAGATTCCAGTTCTTTGCCAGTGCGATGCAGTTTAATCTCATGCCTGAGGAGCAGCTTTTAAATACAAAGGGAACACTGAAGAGCAAAATCAAGGATGCTATTCACCGGTTGAAGCTGAGGTACGGGTTTGGGAGACCCTTTAAGAAGCTGGAATCTAATCAGGCCGAGGCAAACAAGTTTGCATTAATATGGAATGAGATAATTACGACATTCAGAGAAGAAGATATTGTTAGTGACCAAGAGGTCGAGTTGTTGGAGCTACCTGAAAATAGCTGGAATGTTAGGGTTATCCGTTGGCCTTGTTTACTACTCTGCAATGAGCTGCTTCTCGCTCTAAGTCAGGCTAAAGAGTTGGTGGATGCACCTGACAAGTGGCTTTGGTATAAAATTTGCAAGAATGAGTATAGACGTTGCGCTGTTATTGAATCATATGACAGTGTCAGGCATTTGTTGCTTGCTATTGTCAAATGTGACACAGAGGAACACTCCATCATCACACTTTTGTTTCAAGAAATTGACCAGTCAATTCAGATTGAGAAGTTCACAAAGACATACAATATGACTGCACTTCCCCAGATCCATTCCAAGTTGATTACTCTCCTTGAGCTATTGATCAAGCCTAAGAAAGATATTCACAGGGCGGTGAATGTTCTTCAGGCCCTTTATGAGATTGTTATAAGAGACTTCTACAAAGTGACGAGGAGCACTGATCAACTGAGGGAGGATGGTTTGGCCTCTCGTAGGCCCGCTTCCAGCCATGGGTTGCTTTTTGAGAATTCCATTGAATTGCCTGCAAGCGAAACTGAGACATTTTACCGCCAGGCTCGGCGGTTGCACACCATTCTGACGTCTCGCGACTCGATGAACAATATCCCAGCAAATCTCGAAGCACGACGCCGAATAGCTTTCTTCAGTAACTCTCTGTTTATGAACATGCCCCATGCTCCCCAAGTTGAGAAAATGATGGCTTTTAGTGTGTTGACACCTTACTACAACGAAGAAGTGATGTATAGCAAGGAACAACTTCGAACTGAGAATGAAGATGGGATTTCAACGTTATACTACTTGCAAACTATCTATGCAGATGAATGGAAGAATTTCATTGAGCGGATGCGAAGAGAAGGAATGGCAGATGATTGGGAGTTATGGACAAGCAAGCTAAGAGATCTTAGGCTTTGGGCTTCGTACAGAGGGCAGACTCTCTCTCGCACAGTGAGAGGAATGATGTATTACTATAGGGCTCTTAAGATGTTGGCGTTTCTGGATTCTGCATCAGAGATGGACATCAGGGAAGGATCCAATGGTTTTACTTCAGAAAGGTCACCATCTACCAGGGGTTTGAGTAGAGCAGATAGTTCACTGAGTTTACAGTTCAAAGGTCATGAAGACGGGATTGCTTTAATGAAATACACTTACGTGGTGGCTTGTCAGATATACGGGGCTCAAAAGGCGAAAAAGGACCCCCAAGCTGATGAAATTTTGTATCTGATGAAAAACAACGCAGCACTTCGAGTTGCCTATGTTGATGAGGTGTTTTCAGGGAGAGATGATAAGGAGTACTATTCTGTTCTCGTGAAGTATGATCAACAGTTGCAGAAGGAAGTGGAGATATACAGGATCAAGTTGCCGGGTCCCTTGAAGCTAGGAGAAGGAAAGCCAGAGAATCAGAACCATGCCTTCATATTCACCCGCGGTGATGCGGTTCAGACAATAGACATGAACCAAGATAACTATTTTGAGGAAGCACTCAAGATGCGGAACCTGTTAGAGGAGTATAGGAGCTACTATGGTATTCGAAAGCCAACTATCTTGGGAGTGAGGGAGCACATTTTTACTGGTTCTGTCTCGTCACTAGCGTGGTTTATGTCTGCCCAAGAAACAAGTTTTGTCACTTTGGGACAGCGTGTTTTGGCCAACCCATTAAAGATTCGCATGCATTATGGCCACCCTGATGTATTTGACAGATTCTGGTTCTTGACTCGAGGAGGCATTAGCAAGGCTTCCAGAGTGATCAATATAAGTGAGGATATTTTTGCCGGTTTCAATTGCACATTGCGAGGTGGCAATGTCACGCATCACGAGTACATCCAGGTTGGTAAGGGAAGGGATGTGGGATTGAATCAGATATCCATGTTTGAAGCCAAGGTCTCGAGTGGAAATGGTGAGCAAATCCTAAGTAGAGAAGTCTATAGGTTGGGACACAGGCTGGACTTCTTCCGGATGCTATCCTTCTTCTACACAACTGTGGGTTTCTTTTTCAACACGCAAATGGTGATCCTAACCGTCTATATGTTTCTGTGGGGCCGACTTTATCTAGCACTTAGCGGAGTTGAGGCTTCTGCAATGGCGGATGATGCAACCAACAACAGAGCACTTGGTGCGATTTTGAACCAGCAGTTCATCATCCAACTTGGTATTTTCACTGCCCTACCCATGATTGTGGAGAACTCTCTTGAGCATGGATTCCTTGGGGCGATCTGGGATTTTATAACAATGCAGCTTCAGCTGTCATCTGTATTCTACACGTTCTCCATGGGAACTCGGGCCCACTATTTTGGACGAACTATTCTTCATGGTGGTGCTAAGTACAGGGCAACTGGACGTGGTTTTGTGGTGCAACACAAGAGTTTTGCCGAGAATTACAGGCTTTATGCTCACAGCCATTTTGTGAAGGCGATTGAGCTTGGGGTCATACTCATAGTTTATGCTTCATACAGCCCAGTAGCAACTGGCACTTTTGTTTACATTTGTTTGACAATCTCAAGTTGGCTCTTGGTGATGTCGTGGATCATGGctccttttgttttcaatcccTCGGGTTTTGACTGGTTGAAGACTGTTTATGATTTTGATGACTTTATGGATTGGATTTGGTTCCGTGGTGGAGTGTTTGCAAAAGCTGAGCAGAGCTGGGAAAAATGGTGGTATGAGGAACAGGATCATCTGAGGACAACTGGGTTTTGGGGAATGGTATTGGAAATAATCCTAGACCtccgttttttctttttccagtacGGAATTGTATATCAGCTGGATATTGCTGCTGGGAGCAAAAGTATAGTTGTTTACTTGCTCTCTTGGATCTATATGTTCGTAGCTGTTGGCATTTATGTAATTATAGCATATGCGCGGGACAAATACTCTGCAAAAGTACACATCTACTACCGGCTGGTTCAGTTCCTTGTTATTATTCTTGCCATTCTTGTGATGATTGCTTTGCTGCAGTTCACCCGGTTCACCTTAAAAGATTTTTTCACGAGTCTATTGGCTTTTATTCCTACTGGGTGGGGCCTCATCTTAATTGCCCAAGTACTCCGCCCATTTCTACAAAAGACAATCATATGGGAGATTGTTATTTCTGTGGCTCGCTTGTATGATATACTGTTCGGAGTGATTGTTATGGCTCCTGTGGCACTACTATCATGGATGCCAGGCTTGCAGTCTATGCAAACGAGGATTCTATTCAATGAAGCATTTAGTCGGGGCCTGAAGATATTCCAGATTGTGACAGGCAAAAAATCTAAAGTTTGACTTGTGAAAGAAGGTAGTAGTCTATCACCCACCTTTTTTTGCCTGGGAAGTTTCTTACTTATTTGACTTTATAATAATTTGTGCCAGGACATACTTTTACCGATTGGAAGGATACTTTTGGCCAATTTGGCCACAAATGTGCACTTCCTGATCATGCCATCGGCATTGAGGTTATGTTCTTCTATGTTTGATCGTTGGTTTCTATGTAGATTTGATCTTATATTGGAATTTTGTTGGTATTGCAAGTACACTAGTTAGTTGCACCTTTAACAGTTGAGTTTGAATAGATGTCCTTTGATATATTGTTGTGCTGTTTCTTCTGATTCTTTGGTCAATGTTACCATCTAAGTCCTCAGGGAATTACTTGGACCATTTTAAACTTGGACAAGAATATCTTGCGTTTGATAAATTATGTCATGAAATGGGAATTGTCTAAGGTTGGGTTCCTGTGGAGTTCGGATATGGATCAATAGGTTGGGGCTCCCCTCTTGGTTCCTTCCTGGCAGCTCAGTTCGTCCTTCACCTGCCTGcgacaagtcactaaggctggtggcagcctagtgaccctccgacgatcaagttagattcAGAGAGAAGAAGGTAGGTCTAAGCTTAGGGAGAAACGGTATACCTCTCTAGGTTTATATCCCCTTCCTTTCATAGACCCCGCTTGACTTGCCCACCAAGTAAGCTCATGGAGGGTACGCTCgagtaaccgcctcgggtgacatcacaTATGATCTGCCGGATAAGgcagttacggagcacatggccagagcTGGCCGCAATGATGACCCACGTCCCTTAACAACCTCGGCCTACTTCACAATGACTTACATGGCCAAGCGGTTGGATGCACGCGGACAAGACTTCATTTCCAAGCCGCACGAGCATGATCAGCTTGATCTAGCTTGGTATCCCTGAGTGATGTGATGCCGAGACACCGAGCTATGAGTACTTGAGCGGAGCTGCGCTTTGTGGTGGCCTGCTTGGCCGATGTGAACACGCTCGGCGATCCCTGACTTGGGAATGGTCCGAGTCCCATTTCCAGGGCCCCACTACAGTTCCCTTTCTCAAATGACTAAATTTGGCCAAGTTGGGAAAAGGCTTCTCTTAATGATGAAACACACCTTTGATTATCGTACACATATTTTGCTATGTTGGAGGGATGCAATGTCAATTATGGACTTCCGTGCCTCAGTCATGTATTTATAGCTTGTTTAATGCTTGGAATTTAGAGCAATAGAGCTACTTTTTACGTAAATTTATTGAGGTTAGCCTTTAGGTCTTTAAGATGGGAAAATTGACCATCTTGCGTGATACAACCATGACAAATTGACTGACCAAGAAACTTGTGTTTTTACATATTTTCCATCTTCATAGTTGGCTGGTATGAGTGGTGATCTATTCCATTGTTTAGGCTCTTAACTTATGATATTTGAGTCCAATTATAAAATAAGTTGGTGATCAATCATGTGAGGTGTGATCAATAAGTTGGGTAACGGGAGGGTGTCTTGTTGAACTCATGCATAATGTAGCAACTTATTAGTTCGTTTTCTTTGTGACTTGCAATTTAATGTTGCTGATTCCTTACTCATAAGAAGATGAGGAAGTGGTTACCTTAAACTTTTAATGGAAGCAAAGCTTTCTTTGGCCTTTTGTTAAATGTCAGCTGGGGAGGGGTGACAGGTGACAAAATGGTAGGAAATTTTGGATTCATTTTGGTGGCAAATGAGACTGTGAGAGCATGATCTAAACCACTGCCCAGCCCAATGGGTAATAGATAGTTTCTTCCTCTGGTATTTTGCAACTTTCTGCAAGACAAGCAACTGATTTTGGAATTGAAatgatttcttgcccttttctctCTACCCTTCTTCGGAAGAAAGGATTGCTGAAGGATTTAGTCCCGCATGCCATTGATATGAAACTTCTTGGCATGTTTGAGTTATAGTGCAGTGGTATGGATCAGTTGGATTCATGGTATTGAATATATGTTGCCTAACCCATGGTGAGAAATTGTTAATATGGGAGTATAAGAGTTCCAAATAGTATTGAATGGAAGTAGGAGAACTATAGTATTGTCTACATTTATGTTAAGTACAAACATGGGTTTTCACGTATTCTTCCTCTttggcaaaacaaaaaaggtgaAATGACTGTCTTAGGTAACTATTGGCACTTGGCAGCCCCCAATATGTTTCTGTCTTTTGTGCATAGGTAGTACCCACCttgttttcaaatttggctcacgtggaaataaaatgaaacagAAATACATTGCTCCAAAACCTCACACTTCCCAATCAAGCGGAATCAGATCTGTGGTTCCTATCCAGTTTTGGACTAATACTGAAGTTTCCTTTCAAAGGATATACCAGCATTACTTTCTAAAATTCATCGATTTCTCACTTCAGAAAACAAGCTAATGTTAGTCCTCTCAGTTTACAAATTCAAGTAATTCCTACACCCTTCTAGACAACAAGATTTCTTTGTCCTAAACCCACCACAAAAGGTATTTCAAGGTGGCACGAATTCGTGTTTGCTGAAACTTTGATGTATGAAATTCGGAGCTCTTCAGGGGATTGCTTCACATTGATATCTCCTTTAGTTGTTTTTCTGCGTGTATTAAAGTGAATTCAATAGTTTTTCTCTGGTAAGTTGTGTTTTGATCAGTATGAGAAAGAGGACATGAGATCTGTGTTCTGTCATCTGTATTCTTTTACCGTGGAAACTATTGAAATTCTATGTTCTTCCAGTATTTCTCAATTTTTCTAATGTGTTAAACATGATTATCATCGgattgtatttcattttgcaggtATGAGGATTTGACATAATGTTGAGACACGCTAACAATTCATTTCACTTGCAATTCATTGACAAGGGAGGTGGATGATGTCAACTGGTTTTTCGATCGCTGGCTTCATCTCCTTTTAACTGTTGTAATTAGTACTTACTGCTTTGTTGTAGGTGGGGACTGGTTTTCTGTGATTATCATCCCCACCATGTTCAAGTTTAAAGTCTATTGTCTCCGTCTGGACTTTGACTCTGACAAGTAGAACTGCGTTATTTATTCAGTATGTGGGTTTTGCTTTTGTTCTCATATTGTATCCTCATAAATGTATTGTTCAGCATGCTAAAAAGATCAAAAGGTTAACAATGGGAGAATGTTTCtgtttttatctctctccactctatTGCAGTTTATAACTAAATTTTGGATACATATGTAGGACTGCTAATCTGCTGTAGCACAttagcatctctctctctctctctctctctctctctctctctctctctctctctctctgtgtgtgcgcgcgcgcgcgcgcctGCTTTGCTAGTGGAGGCGTGGTGGTTACCAACAAGGTGGCTAGGTAGAATTCAGATACGGTTGACGAGAAAAGGGGGTGGATGGAGAAAGAGGAAACAGCAATGTTGGGACCCATTGAGGTGGTGAACCAGCAACCTATTCAGAAAATGGGCGAAGAAAAATGGGTTGATATGCTTCACAGCCTTGACTGGCATTTAAATGGTTTGATGTGCA
Coding sequences:
- the LOC131321989 gene encoding callose synthase 12-like, whose product is MSIPRHHPSTQSTFNIIPIHSPLADHPSLRYPEIRAASSSLLAVQDLPRPPFSAPWHDHMDLLDWLSSFFCFQPDNVRNQREHLVLHLANSHLRLSSPPSSSSSSLDSLPPSILRRFRRHLLKNYTLWCSFLGQKSNLRLATDPANPNPNRRELLYVCLYLLIWGESANLRFLPECICYIFHHLAMDLNKILDGNIDENTGRPFVPHLSGENAFLNRVVRPIYETVRAEVENSRNGTAPHSAWRNYDDVNEYFWSRRCFEKLKWPIDVSSNFFVTSNGKGGGGGKRVVGKTGFVEQRSFWNLFRSFDKLWIALVLFFQAAFIVAWEERDYPWEALETRDVQVRVLTVLFTWSGLRFLQSLLDIGMQYNLVSRETLWLGVRMVLKSVVAAGWILVFGVFYGRVWAQKNHDREWSHEAYNRLVTFLEVALVFILPELLSLALFVLPWIRNFLENTNWRIFYLLSWWFQSRTFVGRGLREGLVDSTKYTLFWLVVLATKFCFTYFLQIKPMIGPTKTLLDLRNVAYEWPEFYRHSNRFAVGLLWLPVVLIYLMDLQIWYSIYSSFVGAAVGLFAHLGEIRNLQQLRLRFQFFASAMQFNLMPEEQLLNTKGTLKSKIKDAIHRLKLRYGFGRPFKKLESNQAEANKFALIWNEIITTFREEDIVSDQEVELLELPENSWNVRVIRWPCLLLCNELLLALSQAKELVDAPDKWLWYKICKNEYRRCAVIESYDSVRHLLLAIVKCDTEEHSIITLLFQEIDQSIQIEKFTKTYNMTALPQIHSKLITLLELLIKPKKDIHRAVNVLQALYEIVIRDFYKVTRSTDQLREDGLASRRPASSHGLLFENSIELPASETETFYRQARRLHTILTSRDSMNNIPANLEARRRIAFFSNSLFMNMPHAPQVEKMMAFSVLTPYYNEEVMYSKEQLRTENEDGISTLYYLQTIYADEWKNFIERMRREGMADDWELWTSKLRDLRLWASYRGQTLSRTVRGMMYYYRALKMLAFLDSASEMDIREGSNGFTSERSPSTRGLSRADSSLSLQFKGHEDGIALMKYTYVVACQIYGAQKAKKDPQADEILYLMKNNAALRVAYVDEVFSGRDDKEYYSVLVKYDQQLQKEVEIYRIKLPGPLKLGEGKPENQNHAFIFTRGDAVQTIDMNQDNYFEEALKMRNLLEEYRSYYGIRKPTILGVREHIFTGSVSSLAWFMSAQETSFVTLGQRVLANPLKIRMHYGHPDVFDRFWFLTRGGISKASRVINISEDIFAGFNCTLRGGNVTHHEYIQVGKGRDVGLNQISMFEAKVSSGNGEQILSREVYRLGHRLDFFRMLSFFYTTVGFFFNTQMVILTVYMFLWGRLYLALSGVEASAMADDATNNRALGAILNQQFIIQLGIFTALPMIVENSLEHGFLGAIWDFITMQLQLSSVFYTFSMGTRAHYFGRTILHGGAKYRATGRGFVVQHKSFAENYRLYAHSHFVKAIELGVILIVYASYSPVATGTFVYICLTISSWLLVMSWIMAPFVFNPSGFDWLKTVYDFDDFMDWIWFRGGVFAKAEQSWEKWWYEEQDHLRTTGFWGMVLEIILDLRFFFFQYGIVYQLDIAAGSKSIVVYLLSWIYMFVAVGIYVIIAYARDKYSAKVHIYYRLVQFLVIILAILVMIALLQFTRFTLKDFFTSLLAFIPTGWGLILIAQVLRPFLQKTIIWEIVISVARLYDILFGVIVMAPVALLSWMPGLQSMQTRILFNEAFSRGLKIFQIVTGKKSKV